GGGTATGGCACTGATCAATATGTGTATTATGCAcagaagggagagaagaagttcTTAGGGGGCACGTTTGAGGTGGAATCATATCAGGAATTAGAGAAGTGAGTTGCTTGCCCTTGTTTCCCATGGCTAGTGGAAAGGTTTGCTGATCGCGTAGAGCTGCACAACTGCCTGGTGCTGGGGAAATTCAAGACTTGTCAGAGTCGCCTGGTGGAGGACATTTGCTGACTCTGAGTGACCCGGAGGGATTTCCTGTCAACCTGATCTACGGCCAAGAGCCACGCGAGGCTGGAGAATATCCGACGAGCATTATTGTGAATACAGACTCTGAGAAACCACGGATTCGCAAATTCCAGCGCTTTAATCCGGGTCCAGCGGCGGTTCATAAGGTGCGCTTTCGTCCATATCCATGGCCATTAAAGATAAATACTGATAAACAAACCAGCTCGGACACTTCGGGCTCTGTGTTCAGAAGTTCGACGAATTAGTAGACTTCTACACTACGAACTTCAATATCGTGCCGAGTGACTTTCTGTACGTTGAGAAGGACGgtcagaaaaagaatgtcgCTCTCTTCGCACATATCGACCGTGGAACCGACTATGTCGATCATcacagcttcttcttgagcacGAACCCGACGTCCCATGTTCATCATTGCTCCTTTGAGGTCCACGACATTGATACGCAGCATCTTGGTCATCAGTACCTGAATGGGAAAGGATACGAATCGGTTTGGGGCGTGGGGAGACATATCCTAGGCTCCCAAATCTTTGACTACTGGTGGGATACCACTGGTAATATGGTGGAACACTATGCAGATGGTGATTTGATTAATGAGGAGACTCCGATTGGGTATGGGCCTGCCGGGGATGAGTCGTTGGCGGTTTGGGGACCTGAGGTCCCGTCGTGGTTCTTGAACTAGTTCTGCTGTAGTGCCCGCAAGAATAACTGTAACGATTATCTCCATTATATTCTTTATACCTTTTGAGTATCAGAGCCTGTGGAAGATATGCATTATAACTGTACCGATTCAAAGAAGCAAGATGTCCAAGGTATGCGAGGGTTTCAAGCCTACTGCTATCTCTGGGTGCGGGATGTCACCGCAGGTCTGAACTATGATGTCTAGCGCTTCCTAATGGACACAATACTGAAGTGCACTGATCCCGATGTTTAAGAATGAACATCATAAAGATTCTCTTCTATATAAGCAACGCTATCTATTCATACCGCACCTTGTTGATCAACGTGCCAATGTTCTCAATTTCGACATTGatctcatcaccatccttcAGCACAATTCTGGGCTCCCGGGTGAAGCCAATTCCAGCCGGAGTGCCCGTCAGGAAGATTGTGCCAGCTTCCAGGGTCGTGCCCTGAGATAGATAGGAGATCTGCTTCTTGATCGAAAACAGCATTTCCTTGGTATGGCCATCCTGCAGGACGCTCCCATTATGAATCGCCTTAATGGACAACGTCTGCGGGTCCTTGATGACGGAAGACGAAACAAGAACGGGTCCTATATTAGTTAGCGACAGGAACCTTTAGACAAAGCCCAAGAGGGatacagaaagaaagagagaaatagACAAAGAACATACCGACAGGGCAACTCCCGTCTAACCCCTTCGAAAACGACCACTGCGAAGTCGCGAATTGCAGAGCCCTTGCCGAAACGTCGTTGGACGCTGTATAACCCAGAACATAATCTAGTGCTTCCTCTTCAGGGATATCGCGGCCTGTCTTTCCAATAACGACGCAGAGCTCTGCCTCGTAATCACTCGTTTCATCCTGCGCACACTTGGGGATATTAATCGTAGCGGGGTACGGGTTGGCTAGTGCGGTACGAGGCTTGGTGAACATAACGGGGACAGTGGGGAGCGCCATGTTGGCTTCTTTGGCGTGGTCGAGGTAGTTCAGGCCCAGACAACGGATGTAACTACACTGTTCTTTGGTGACTGGGGAGAGAAGCTACTCTACTGTTAGTATCACTCCTCGATTAGAGTCCGCTCGCAGATGAGGTCTTTACCTGCTTAACGTGCATCACGGTCGTGGATACGCGCCCGTCAAAGATCGTCCCATCGATAAGATAGGCTGCGATTTCAACGCCATTGACGCTATCTTTACCAATATCGCGAGTGGTATCGACTAACTGACCAAGATGCTCTTGGCTATCTTCGACAGCAATGAAGCGGATGAGGTGAGTCCAGGACATCTTGGCGGTACGACTTGTATTTGGCGAAAATGGGAGTCAAGACAATTCGGATGGATTCCCTATTTATTGCGGTATCGGGATGGGGTTCCGTGTCCCACTTCGGATATTGCGGGGACTGTGGGACTCTTCTGTATTTCCGTATTTCCGATGCAGGATCTCCGAGTCCAGGTGTACTAGTGCAGATCACAATACCTATCTTCTCCAATCTCGATGTTGTATAAAATTTACAATACCTAATAGCTGGTCCAAGTTAGTGACCGGCTGGGGCTGCTACTACTACCAAAGTCCGCCTGCACTAAAAATACTCAACCATAGATGAGTCTGCTGAGGCCATTCGTTTTCCGTGTTTATAGACGGAAAATGATAACCCTGATCTTATGGGCTTCTATCACATACCCTCCGAACTCTGTGACGTGCAAGACCTTCACCGGTTGCGGGGCCCACACTGTAACGACGAATAGGTCTAGGAAGCTAAACTGCTAGAGCTTCGGCTTCGTAACCAGAGCTTGAGTGCCCGCAATCAGCCTTGCGGCTGCCTCATTGACCACCTCGTTTACAATATCTCGAGCAGGCATCACCGAGTCAATCTGCGCAGCGGCAACGCCCATTAGATATGGGACTATGTTGTCAAGGAtctcgtcatcttcaggaTGTTGCTCAGCATCGTGTGCCACAGGTAAGATACCCCGTCCAGTGAGTTCCTTGATCTCAGCCTGGCGGTTCTCCTCCCAGTTAAGCACATAGGCTGTCTTCTTAATCCTGAGTGGTCGACCCTGCTTTAGTTAGCATTGATGCCCACTATACTAagcaaagtaaaaaataTCAGGGATCCCACCGAATAAATAACCGTCCGAATGGTATCATCATACCCCGCGGTGCGCACCGCCTCCTGAAACGCGCTGGCAACCGTGGCCTCCTTAGCTAAAAGGAACCTGGTGCCCATCCAGACCCCAGATGCACCCATCATAATCGCCGCCGCCAGATTCTCCCCATGAACAATCCCCCCAGCGGCCACAACCTGCACATCCACACCAGTAAACTTACTCTTCACCCCGCGCACTAACTTGGCAACGCTAGTAACTAGAATACCCGTCGGTATATTCCCCGTATGCCCTCCGCCCTCGGAACCCTGCGCGCCGAGGATATCAACGCCCGCCTCAACGCATTTAGCGACGTGCTTCGGGTGCCCGATCATGTTCATGTAGAGAATTCCGTTCGCGTGTAAACGGTCGATGACGTGTTTGGGTGGAATCCCAATTGCCGAGACAAACactttcgctttttcttcaatgCACACGGTTATCAGCGCGTCGAGTTGGCCGTTCATGTAGTCGTAGCTGTGAGGTGGTATCTACATCAGTATGAAATGCGCCTGACACTTCGATTTCCTCAACTGGGTCTGGTCATTGCCCCAGTCCTACTCCACTTGGtcaagaaaataataataataaaaaaaaaagagacagaaCGTACTTCGTCTTTCGCGCACCACCGCCAATCTTGGGGATCAGCAAATCAACTCCAAACGGCGCATTCTTATCAACGAGCAACTCCTTGAGCTCATGGATAAGTTCGCGCAGTCGATCGGGCGTCGCGCTGAATCCACCGAGCACACCGATGCCGCCTGCATTTGTGACTGCAGCTGCTAAAGGTGGCCCAGCCGACACGCCCATGCCCGCCAGCATAACCGGGTGCGGGATGCCCAGGATTTTGGTGAGAGGGGTTTGGATTTTCGGTTCAAAGGTCATTTTGGCTGTAATATGATAAGACCTACTAGAATGATGTTTCTGGGAAGAAGTATAACCGTCATATTGACAAGCTTATGATTTGAGTA
This window of the Aspergillus oryzae RIB40 DNA, chromosome 8 genome carries:
- a CDS encoding NAD(P)H-dependent flavin oxidoreductase (dioxygenases related to 2-nitropropane dioxygenase), with protein sequence MTFEPKIQTPLTKILGIPHPVMLAGMGVSAGPPLAAAVTNAGGIGVLGGFSATPDRLRELIHELKELLVDKNAPFGVDLLIPKIGGGARKTNYDYMNGQLDALITVCIEEKAKVFVSAIGIPPKHVIDRLHANGILYMNMIGHPKHVAKCVEAGVDILGAQGSEGGGHTGNIPTGILVTSVAKLVRGVKSKFTGVDVQVVAAGGIVHGENLAAAIMMGASGVWMGTRFLLAKEATVASAFQEAVRTAGYDDTIRTVIYSGRPLRIKKTAYVLNWEENRQAEIKELTGRGILPVAHDAEQHPEDDEILDNIVPYLMGVAAAQIDSVMPARDIVNEVVNEAAARLIAGTQALVTKPKL
- a CDS encoding trihydroxytoluene oxygenase (predicted protein), which produces MDDTKWANASTHQESVASWRKRCNIDTGKQIRLVKLSHMRYQHPDLDEITVFLQDFGMEVVKRTADQIWYRGYGTDQYVYYAQKGEKKFLGGTFEVESYQELEKAAQLPGAGEIQDLSESPGGGHLLTLSDPEGFPVNLIYGQEPREAGEYPTSIIVNTDSEKPRIRKFQRFNPGPAAVHKLGHFGLCVQKFDELVDFYTTNFNIVPSDFLYVEKDGQKKNVALFAHIDRGTDYVDHHSFFLSTNPTSHVHHCSFEVHDIDTQHLGHQYLNGKGYESVWGVGRHILGSQIFDYWWDTTGNMVEHYADGDLINEETPIGYGPAGDESLAVWGPEVPSWFLN
- a CDS encoding fumarylacetoacetate hydrolase family protein (2-keto-4-pentenoate hydratase/2-oxohepta-3-ene-1,7-dioic acid hydratase (catechol pathway)), translating into MSWTHLIRFIAVEDSQEHLGQLVDTTRDIGKDSVNGVEIAAYLIDGTIFDGRVSTTVMHVKQLLSPVTKEQCSYIRCLGLNYLDHAKEANMALPTVPVMFTKPRTALANPYPATINIPKCAQDETSDYEAELCVVIGKTGRDIPEEEALDYVLGYTASNDVSARALQFATSQWSFSKGLDGSCPVGPVLVSSSVIKDPQTLSIKAIHNGSVLQDGHTKEMLFSIKKQISYLSQGTTLEAGTIFLTGTPAGIGFTREPRIVLKDGDEINVEIENIGTLINKVRYE